The Anomalospiza imberbis isolate Cuckoo-Finch-1a 21T00152 chromosome 2, ASM3175350v1, whole genome shotgun sequence nucleotide sequence ATACTACCTCcaacacagaaaaatcaaaataatttagctGTGAAACTGTGTTGATATTACAGATTTCTGGTCTATCACAATGGTTAGCTGCTGTTAAGGACTGAGAAAATAACCAGTGTGGAAGTCTAGTAGTAGGATTTACAATGTGATTAAATGCTTAGATAGTGGAAACATTTCTAGCAATAATGATACCGCAACAGGTTCAGCTTGGGTGATTCTGACCTTTGGAGTTAAACATCTGCCAGCACCTGGACTGGAATTTCTGGTATGTTCCACAACATAGATTaagtatttaattaaaaaacttaAATGTCTGCATCCTTCTGTAATAGTTTGAGAATGGTATTCTCCACTTTAGTACTCCCACTAAAAAGCCTTCCATGCTCCCCTCCCCACACCTCCAACTGgaggcacaaaaggcaaagctcatgggttgagataagaacagtttactagaaacagcaatgagataagaaaatgaacagGAACAGGAATAGGACAAACAAGAACAAGCATATTAATAACAGAAGTCTACAAAACGAGGCATATTGCCATGTTTTCTGAAGTGCTGCAGACAAACATTCTGGATGTGAATCAATCTTTTTAGATGATAAAAGCCTAATTCTATCCAGCATGTGCCCTACTGCTGCTTTCACTAGAACTTGTCATCTTTGGTCAAAATTTGTCTCCCATGCTTCTTGGTGCTGCAAAACAGTTACATCAAATTAGACAAACTTTCCAATATCTTTACAATTTCTGTTAAGAAATTGCACTGTACTTCACTGGCTGTAAATTCATATAATAATATGTCAGGAAAACAGATGCTCCTGGTAAAATTCAACTCCGCTCTGAAAACCAAAGGGCTGGCAACTCAGAATTCAAGAATCCCACCAAACATGCTTCCAACTATTTGAGGTGGCCCATGGCTGGGATGGAAACTTCCTCCGTTGTCATAGGTATGTGTGGAGTTGCTATTTTGCTTTGCCAGGGTAAATGAAGTGGGGACAGAGCAACTGACAAAGCCTGCATCTATCCTTTAGTAGTTGCTGTGCAAGACACAATGGGAGGTGGTCCCTGGTCCTCAAAACTTACAGACTAAGGCTGGAGCAGATGTAGCTTCACATGGATCAAAATCAGGTTTTATCAGCACTTCACATAGCTCAGAAGGATATGTGTTGTGCCCAGCAATACTTCTGCCCTTAACtgctctcccttcctccctccctctctccctctttccagTATATTCCACACCAGTTTAAACAAAGGTTATCACAATGTTACTTAGCAATTCAGGTGTAAAACAAAACTATCACTTCTAGCCCTTGTCAGACTGCCTCACTCAGGGAAGTGGACGACAGGGTCCTTTGTCACCCCTGTCTGGGGTTGGaagcaaagaaagcagaaaggagAAACAAGTAGGAATTATCCTGCACAACTCCTCGTCCTGTCCTTACCTCTGCACAGGCCAGGCCAAAGAGCTGTCTGCATAGAGAAGAATGTGTCCAAGCTGTCTTATAAGCAGATGAAACCATTTAGAGCAAAAGAAGAATGAAGAAATAATACCAAAATTTTGTCACAATCACTTTTCTAAATCAGTGTAGTTATGCTTTCCCCTTAATGCAGAACTGCAATATGGCTCTAAATAGATGCGACAGATAATGAGTGAAAAAGCAAAGTAATGTTAACCATTGAGAGATCTTTAGTATAATAAAGAAATTGTTTTTCCTCAGTAGGTAAAGCCAAGTGATCTAAATCACTCAGTAAAAGGAAGAGACACTTGGCACCAGTGCTAATGAAGCCAATAGCCTACCCTGCTTTCTCCATTTGTCTGGCTCTCATTTTGGCCAGATTCTTTGGCATACACATCAGTTTTGTGAGAAGTCAGAAGAACCACATGCTAATTTTCACTAAGGAAAACACAATTCACAACTGCAGCTGTTCTGTGGCTATCCGTGACTGCGATTACTGCCTGGCAAACTTGCAAAACAGTGCTGCCTTCTACCATGGAAAAAATACCTACAACAGCCACCTGACCATCTGGTTCACAGACACCTCTGTGCTGGATATGGTTCTCAACTTGACAAATTGAGGTGTGGGATTTGAAGCTGTTCTTCTGTGGCACCACTCCTCTCCCAATAGAATATTTGGCCATTTGGGGACTTCGAAAGCTCCAGGtaagcaaagtcaagggacaaTTTCCAGAGCAGGGTGTAACtatctccagcagcagcaacaatgACAAAGAAGACCTGCCTGAGGTACACAACAAAGACAGGCAAATGCTTGTACATATTTCTTGTCTGGATACCTCACTTTTCAAAGGATATTTCATTGCTGAAGTCATACAGTGTGGAAAATGTCTCTAGTATCATTAAGCATTTTCCCAGCCTGCTGTACTCTGATGTTTTCTCAACTTCAGACAATGAGAGCTATGTTGCAACATTCATTTACTGAGTTATTTAACACAGTCAATAGTGAGAGGCATGGGAGGCTGCTAAGAGTGATAGGATGCCTTTAAGTTTGTCTGGTTTGTCCAGGAGGATGTGTAAGGGGACTGTGAGAGAACTCCACAAGGAGGTGTTTGAAGTAAGAGACTCATCAGATTAATTCAGCAAAGTCTTTCTTAAAGAACAAAGTAAATGCAAAACAACTGTTTTCCAAAGCGTTGTtaggtgtttttatttttttttttttgtttatatattCTAGGCTAACAATTAAAATCTGCagataaattttgttttaaggCTGTGCCTCAACAGAAAAAGGCATAATCATGTAGCTCCCATTGCAGAAGAATCCAAGCCCCCCCTCAGAGAATCACTCAGGTTAGATGGCAGCTCAGCAGGTAAATTCTTGGTTGCTTTGCAAACTGCAAACTACACTCATTACACTCAAGAGATTTACAAAACAGAGGTATTGGACTTTCCTCTGTGAAACAGGTATTTCCCTGCATCTGTCCTTTCTTCCTTATCTCACACTTAATCTTTATTTCCTGATCACAGAATactctgggttggaagggacccacaaggatcaagTTTAACCCTTAAGTGAATGGCCTATATGGGGATTGAACTCAGTACCTGGGTGTTACTAGCACCTCAGCAACACCTTCAGCACAGTCCCCTGCTGTCAGCTCGACTGCTTCTGGGATCAGACCAGGCAGCTCAGCAGTTGGGTCCTGAAAGCTCCCAAGGACAGAAGTCTGCACAATCTCATTGGGCAACCTGCTCTACTGCCTTGCCGTGTCGTCACTGGCAAGCTTTCTTCCATGTATGAACCTtagccttcccttctccaggctgagcatggCCAGTTCCCTCACACTTCTCTCACAATCACATGTGCCAGCCCTTGCCTGTCTTGGTGACTCTCCACTGGACCATGTAAGCTGATCCatatttttttcagggaaaGGCTGCCACCTGCATGATGGATATGCTGACACCTGCAATTTCCCCAAATGGAGGGAGCTTCAACTTTTGTGATAATGGCAAATCGCTCAAGTTCTCCCATATGAGAGAGCAGAAATACTCCATACAATGACTCTCATCTGACAAGGGAGGTGAGGCTTCGGGCAGACAATTTTCAGATGTGTTGCATGAGAAAGGTTGTCATCCCCTGAAAAACCTACACCAGGACTATTAAAATAGCCCAAAGTCTGCTCCTTGCCCATGTCTCCAGGTTTTGAATCCTGTGAGATATGACTAAGGCTGGATCCATCCATACAGTACAATGAAGGCTTTGATATAAGAGCCTTGCACTGCCAGCAGTGGATTACATGAAACTGAGATAAAATACAAGAAAACttctgcccagagaagctgtgtctgccccatccctgtgagtgtccaaggccaggctgggtggagctttgagcaacctggtctagtggaaggtgtccttgcccatggcaggagggatGGAACTGGGTTGTCTTTAagggcccttccaacccaaaccaatctaggattccatgattctctgtgCACTTAAGGGAATGGCTATCAAGATTCTGAGGAACCAGAGGAATTCTGAGGACGTGAAGCTGCTAcaattttaaagaaagactatttctgttttaaatagtCATATTGATACAACTGTAATAAGTGATGGAGCAGTTTTACTAGAAAACAAAACTTAATTTTTCAGAAGACTTAAATACATGCCCACCCCCCATTACTGTGCCCTTtcccactgaaatcagcaaTGTGCTAACAATGGAATTAATGGGGTCTATTTGCACTTGCAAATAGATTTAAGCACACTGGTTATTGCAAGGTGGGTACCAAACTCCATTTAACTCAGCCAGAGAACAATTGAATCAGCTGTGGGAAAGACATCATTTCCTTTGTCAGCACCTTAGCAACAAACCATAAGCCTTTTTCTCCAAATTACAACTATTTCCCGTGATACCTTTCATAACTGTCTATTACACACACAGGCAAATAATTCATGTCATGTGCCAGGAACTCCCTAATCCAGCTGTCTGTGCAAGAGAGCTAACCTTGCCTTCACAAACTAGCAACTCACCAATCATAACACAGGAGGGTGTTGTGttattaagaaagaaaaaaaaaagaaaaagagccgGTACACGCAAATATATTGATTTCTATATGTTACCAAGGCTTTCTCCAAAATCTGGAAAAATGAAACCTAGATGATCTTCAGCAAAGATCTGCTGGTAAAAAAATGTGCTGAAATCACAGTAATTCCCCATTACCATGACAGCAGTGTCCAAAAATTCACACATGCAGCAGTAGCTGAGGATGTATGTATTCTGGCCTTGTTGGGAAGAAATGAGGTTAATAAATCCATGGGCTTTCTAACAGAGCAAATTAAATTTCTAGTTACTTTTGCCACTGTAGTGTTCTGAATAAGGCTGGTGCAAAAGACATTTTATTCCAGTGCCCAAGTAAGCACTGCAGTTtgctttttccaggaaaaaatccTCAACTACAGAAATCCACAGCTCAGATATTGTGGTGAGCTTCCCAACGACCCTATTCTGCCCCAGCGGATACCAAAAACCCGCTACCAATTCTATTTTATAGGGCTTTGCGCTATAGAAGTATTGCACTAGAAGCTCGCAGAATTTTTCCAGAACAACGTCTCCTAAAACGCATCTACGTCTGgtataataaaattaattttatataacAAACTCATCTCGCATGATGAACCTTTTCTTTAATATAAGTCACTGTATACGTACAtcagcctcctcttcccttcttTCACCCCCACCCCTCTCCTTTCCGGGCTGCTCGCGCTGCTCTCCCGGCACAAGATGGCGCCGGACGCGAGGaggcagcggcggcggggcgggccgcTCGAGCCCCCGCTCCGCGCGCTCCCCGCGCTCCCCGCCGCGCAGGCGCAGTGCCGCGTCCTCAGCCCGCCGGTGGTGGAGCCAGCGGCAGGGGGCGCTGCGGGCAGCGGTGCCATGCTCGCGGGGCCGGGCGTGGGCCGCAGCGCGGGGTGGTCGGAGCGGACGGCACCGGGGGCGGCCGGTGGGTGCCTGGCGGGATGTTCCGCAAGGCCCGGAGGGTGAATGTGCGGAAGCGGAACGACTCGGAGGACGAGGATGAGGAGCGCGACGAGGAGCCGCCTCAGGAGCCGGCGTCGGCGGCCGGGACGGCGGGGGAAGGGCCCAGCGAGGCCTCCGTGCCGCTGGCGTCGGGCGCTGGGCtcctgccgctgcccgccggctGCGTGCCCCTcgccctgcccggcagccccGCGGCCTTCGCCTGCGCCGCGAGCTACGGAGCGGCTCTCGGCTTGGGGCTGGGCTTGATGGGAGGCGACCGAGCAGGCCTGGGGGCTCTGCCGGCGCCCGCTGTCCtgcgccccccgccgccgccgcagccccAGCAGGGCAATGGGCTGCCGGCAGGCGGGCGCCCCAAGGAGAAGAAGCGGTCCCGGGAGAACAAAGAGGTGCCGAGGGCCAGCCTGCTCAGCTTCCAGGACGAGGAGGAGGGTGAGGCGGATGGTTGCCTGGCTTTTGGGTCACTTCTTGCGGGAGTGAAAGAGACCCGGAGCTGCTCAGCCTGCTCTGATCCTCTCCCGGCCCTACAAGAGAgccagtatttatttttttagggcCGTCCCCCTGTGGCCTGGGGTGATGTGGGATCACATAAGAGGGGCGAGCCCTGAGAGCACGGTAAGGGGGCCTGAGGATGCACGGGCCTCCCCCGGCCCGACATAGCTCCTGCGGGGCCAGCATGCTTCCAGCGGGCTTAGTTGTGGTGTAGGGGTTCAGATTGCTTCTGTGTTGCTTCTGTGCATTACTTGTGCTGCGTTTACTGCACCTGGGTGGCCCGCGGGTTTGTGCGGGAGTAAGTGCAGCCTGTAGTCTCCCCCTGGAGCCATCAGTGTTAGCTGAGGAGCATCTGTCCCGTGGCTTTGTGTCGAGGTTGTTTTAATCTGATGTGGCTGGTGTTCACGGGTCACCTCGGACTCACTGTCTGTTGTCCGAACAGTTCGTATAGTTTTGAGTCGTTTTAGAAGGAATTCTCTTGAAATCACTGAAACTTGGTTTCTAAGACTCGTGATTTGAAATCTTGATAGAAGTACTGAAGGCGTAGAATTAGACTTTTACTATAGACTGTGAAAGAGCCCTACAATGTTTGTTAATGGCATTTGTGATGTACAAAATTTAGAGATCTAATAAATAAGTATGTTTGACAGATCTCATGTAATGTTATCcaatttctctttt carries:
- the EPCIP gene encoding LOW QUALITY PROTEIN: exosomal polycystin-1-interacting protein (The sequence of the model RefSeq protein was modified relative to this genomic sequence to represent the inferred CDS: inserted 3 bases in 2 codons; deleted 2 bases in 2 codons), yielding MKPIAYPAFSICLALILARFFGIHISFVRSQKNHMLIFTKENTIHNCSCSVAIRDCDYCLANXCKTVLPSTMEKXTYNSHLTIWFTDTSVLDMVLNLTIEVWDLKLFFCGTTPLPIEYLAIWGLRKLQVSKVKGQFPEQGVTISSSSNNDKEDLPEVHNKDRQMLVHISCLDTSLFKGYSLLKSYSVENVSSIIKHFPSLLYSDVFSTSDNESYVATFIY